From the genome of bacterium, one region includes:
- the rpsG gene encoding 30S ribosomal protein S7, with the protein MARRRKIQRRVLSPDPVYGDSLVTKLIDSIMRWGKKSLAERIVYDALEIIKTKSKSDPLEVLFKALENTKPILEVKSRRVGGATYQVPVEVRLHRQVALSVRWLTSFARKRDGKTMQERLAAEILDASQSRGGAVKRREDIQKMAEANKAFVHYRW; encoded by the coding sequence ATGGCAAGACGAAGAAAGATACAGCGGCGAGTCCTCTCTCCGGACCCCGTTTATGGCGACAGCCTCGTGACGAAGTTAATCGATTCCATCATGCGGTGGGGCAAGAAGAGCCTGGCCGAGCGCATCGTTTACGATGCCCTGGAGATCATCAAGACTAAATCCAAGAGCGATCCGCTCGAGGTTTTGTTCAAGGCGCTGGAGAATACTAAGCCGATCTTGGAGGTCAAATCGCGAAGGGTAGGCGGGGCGACGTATCAAGTGCCGGTGGAGGTTAGGCTGCACCGGCAGGTGGCGCTGAGTGTGCGGTGGTTGACCAGTTTCGCCAGGAAGCGAGACGGGAAAACGATGCAAGAGAGACTGGCCGCGGAGATTTTGGATGCAAGCCAGAGCAGGGGAGGCGCCGTAAAACGTAGGGAAGACATTCAGAAGATGGCGGAGGCGAATAAGGCCTTTGTGCACTATCGGTGGTAG
- the fusA gene encoding elongation factor G produces MARQYPLHKIRNIGLMAHIDAGKTTTTERILYYTGTSHRIGEVDTGNTVMDWMELEQERGITITSAATQCFWKDYRINVIDTPGHVDFTAEVERCLRVLDGVVMIICAVGKVQPQSETVWRQADKYRVPRLVFVNKMDRTGADYFGAVKEIERTFGCVAAPIAIPIGAEAEFSGIIDLVEEEALFFDEITSGAKVRRESISEEFSASVAKSRERLVEALSEVDDSILDSFYRNVPSFKGEMRLLLRRGTIENKIVPVLCGSAFKNKGVQLLLDAICDYLPSPVDAPAARGLDPVTGAEIHRRPRDSEPFCGFVFKIISDPKMGTLAFCRVYSGKLSAGSYVFNPRTRGRERVSRLLKIHANKYEDVSNVYAGDITAIVGAKNLSTGDTVCDQDAPIILEQIVFPEPVVSVSVEPKTMKDREKLSSSLRTLAREDPTFKIAHNSETGETIISGMGELHIDVVLNRLLREYNVDANIGRPRVSYRETITKKARAEGKIVKQSGGRGQYADVWLEVEPGESGAGVVFEDRTVGGVIPKQFISSVEKGVLGASQEGVIAGYPVIDVQVALVDGSFHPVDSSEIAFMLAGREAFLKVIKEAKPVLLEPIFELEITLPPESVGEVTGNLQARRGKVWSISSGNNIETVKAEVPLANMFGYATALRSFTKGRGNYSMQFDRYQQVPWSVQQEVLKSCH; encoded by the coding sequence ATGGCGAGACAGTATCCTCTTCACAAGATTCGGAATATTGGTCTGATGGCCCACATTGATGCGGGCAAGACGACGACTACGGAGAGGATTTTGTATTATACAGGGACCTCGCATCGGATTGGCGAGGTCGATACAGGCAACACGGTGATGGACTGGATGGAGCTCGAGCAGGAACGCGGTATTACGATAACATCTGCTGCGACGCAGTGTTTTTGGAAGGATTACAGGATCAATGTTATTGACACTCCCGGGCACGTCGATTTCACGGCAGAGGTTGAGCGCTGCCTCAGAGTTCTTGATGGCGTCGTCATGATAATCTGCGCAGTCGGCAAGGTTCAGCCTCAGTCGGAGACGGTGTGGCGCCAGGCGGACAAGTATCGCGTCCCGCGGTTGGTTTTCGTAAACAAGATGGACAGAACTGGGGCGGACTATTTCGGCGCGGTGAAGGAGATCGAGCGGACTTTTGGCTGCGTTGCGGCGCCGATAGCAATCCCCATCGGAGCAGAGGCTGAGTTTTCAGGCATAATAGACCTCGTTGAGGAGGAGGCCCTGTTCTTTGACGAGATAACTTCTGGGGCGAAGGTTCGCCGGGAATCTATCTCGGAGGAGTTCAGTGCAAGCGTGGCCAAGTCGCGTGAGCGCCTCGTTGAGGCGTTGAGCGAGGTTGACGATTCTATTTTGGACAGTTTTTACCGCAATGTGCCGAGTTTTAAGGGCGAGATGCGTCTTTTGCTTCGGCGTGGTACGATTGAGAACAAGATCGTGCCGGTGCTTTGTGGTTCTGCATTCAAGAACAAGGGTGTGCAGCTTCTTCTGGACGCGATTTGTGACTATTTGCCGTCGCCGGTTGACGCGCCGGCGGCTAGGGGGTTGGACCCGGTCACAGGTGCGGAGATACATCGGCGGCCGAGGGATTCGGAGCCGTTTTGTGGGTTCGTTTTCAAGATAATATCTGATCCGAAGATGGGGACGCTTGCGTTTTGTCGGGTGTATTCTGGGAAGCTTTCTGCGGGCTCGTACGTATTCAATCCGAGAACGAGAGGCCGTGAGCGGGTCTCGAGGCTGCTCAAGATTCATGCCAACAAGTATGAGGACGTGTCGAACGTCTATGCTGGGGACATCACGGCGATAGTTGGCGCCAAGAATCTCTCGACGGGGGATACCGTTTGCGACCAGGATGCGCCAATCATTCTGGAACAGATCGTGTTCCCTGAGCCGGTGGTGTCGGTCAGTGTTGAGCCCAAGACGATGAAGGACAGAGAGAAGCTTTCTAGCTCCTTGAGGACGCTTGCGCGGGAGGACCCGACTTTCAAGATTGCGCACAATTCTGAGACAGGAGAGACAATCATCTCGGGAATGGGCGAGCTGCACATCGATGTAGTTTTGAACCGGCTGCTTCGCGAGTACAACGTTGACGCAAACATAGGTCGTCCCCGGGTGAGTTATCGCGAAACGATAACTAAGAAGGCGCGCGCTGAGGGCAAGATCGTCAAGCAGAGCGGTGGACGCGGCCAATATGCTGACGTATGGCTTGAGGTAGAGCCAGGCGAATCTGGCGCTGGGGTTGTGTTTGAGGACAGGACCGTTGGCGGGGTCATCCCGAAGCAGTTTATTTCGTCCGTTGAAAAGGGGGTGTTGGGCGCCTCACAAGAGGGAGTGATCGCGGGGTATCCGGTAATTGACGTGCAGGTTGCGCTTGTTGACGGCTCGTTTCATCCCGTGGATTCTTCGGAGATCGCTTTCATGCTGGCGGGTCGGGAGGCTTTTTTGAAGGTGATAAAGGAGGCCAAACCGGTTCTTCTCGAGCCCATTTTTGAGCTTGAGATAACGCTTCCTCCCGAGTCGGTTGGTGAGGTAACCGGAAACCTTCAGGCCAGGCGAGGCAAAGTGTGGAGCATATCTTCTGGGAACAATATAGAAACCGTTAAGGCAGAAGTGCCGCTCGCAAACATGTTCGGCTATGCTACGGCGCTTCGGTCGTTCACGAAGGGGCGAGGGAATTACTCGATGCAGTTCGATCGGTATCAGCAGGTTCCTTGGTCAGTTCAGCAGGAGGTTCTGAAGAGTTGTCACTGA